Proteins encoded together in one Aminipila butyrica window:
- a CDS encoding DegT/DnrJ/EryC1/StrS family aminotransferase yields the protein MKIPFATVEYIHKELKESLEEAYKEVFSSNWFIQGEACRKFETNFAQFCGAKYCIGCGNGLDAITIVLRAMGIGVGDEVIVPSFTFIATAIAVTYAGAKPIFVEIDEDTALLNPELIERNITRNTKAIIAVHLYGQPAQMDMICQIAKKYNLKVIEDAAQAHGAFYHDKRVGTLGDAATFSFYPGKNLGALGDGGCITTNDAVIAEKARAIGNYGADIKYHHEYMGFNSRLDEIQSAFLDIKLNSLDRWNNERKELARKYLDGINNEKIYLPIVNNGDHIWHLFVIKCEKRNELKRYLENLDIETNIHYPIPMHLQGAFKQFEYVKGDFPIAEKLSDTVLSLPMYNGMKEAEIEFIIKSINNF from the coding sequence ATGAAGATTCCATTCGCTACAGTTGAATACATTCATAAAGAATTAAAAGAAAGTCTTGAAGAAGCATATAAAGAAGTCTTTTCAAGTAATTGGTTCATTCAAGGTGAGGCCTGCAGAAAATTTGAAACAAACTTTGCGCAATTCTGTGGGGCTAAGTACTGCATTGGATGTGGCAATGGCTTAGACGCGATTACGATAGTATTAAGAGCGATGGGAATTGGTGTAGGTGATGAAGTAATTGTGCCATCCTTTACTTTTATAGCCACAGCAATAGCTGTTACTTATGCAGGAGCAAAGCCTATTTTTGTAGAAATAGATGAGGATACAGCATTATTAAATCCGGAATTAATAGAAAGAAATATTACTAGAAACACTAAAGCTATCATTGCAGTACATTTATATGGACAGCCTGCACAAATGGATATGATTTGTCAGATAGCAAAAAAATACAATCTTAAAGTTATTGAAGATGCAGCTCAAGCACATGGAGCTTTTTATCATGATAAGAGAGTTGGCACATTAGGAGACGCCGCTACATTTAGTTTTTATCCAGGGAAAAACCTAGGAGCTTTAGGTGATGGTGGTTGTATTACTACTAATGATGCTGTTATAGCAGAAAAAGCCAGGGCTATTGGAAATTATGGGGCAGATATAAAGTATCACCATGAGTATATGGGCTTTAATTCTAGATTAGATGAGATACAGAGTGCATTTTTGGATATAAAATTAAACAGTCTTGATAGATGGAATAATGAAAGAAAAGAATTGGCGCGCAAATATTTAGACGGGATAAATAATGAAAAAATTTATTTACCTATAGTTAATAACGGCGATCATATTTGGCACCTATTTGTAATTAAATGCGAAAAAAGAAATGAATTAAAACGGTATTTAGAAAATTTAGATATAGAAACCAATATTCACTATCCCATTCCAATGCATTTACAGGGGGCATTTAAACAGTTTGAATATGTTAAAGGAGACTTTCCAATAGCTGAGAAATTATCCGATACAGTATTAAGTTTACCTATGTATAATGGAATGAAAGAAGCGGAAATAGAATTTATAATAAAATCTATTAATAACTTTTAA